From the Finegoldia magna ATCC 29328 genome, the window ATGTCTTTTTGCATCAAACTTCTTTCCAAAACAATTTGTCCTTCAGTAATATATCCTGTTAAATCAGGAATAGGATGCGTGATATCATCATTTGGCATTGTCAAGATTGGAATCAATGTTACAGAGCCTTCTGCATCTTTTATCATACCAGCTCTTTCATACAATGATGCCAAATCAGAATACAAATATCCTGGATAGCCCTTTCTGGAAGGAACTTCTTCTCTTTTTGAAGAAACTTCACGAAGAGCTTCTGCATAACTTGTCAAATCAGTAATAATAACCAAAACGTGATAATTTTTTTCGAAAGCCAAGTATTCTGCTGCAGTTAGTGCCGCTCTTGGAGTAATAATTCTTTCCATTATTGAATCGTCAGCGTAATTTACAAACATACACACATTATTCAATACACCAGATTGTCTAAAAGTATCTTCGAAAAATCTAGCTTCGTCGTGTTTTACGCCAATTGCTCCGAATACAATTGCGAAGTTATCTTCGTTTGCACCTTTGATTTTAGCTTGACGAACGATTTGTGCAGCCAATCTATTGTGACTCATTCCAGATCCAGAAAATACTGGAAGTTTTTGTCCTCTGATTAAAGTCATCAAACAATCTATCGAACTAATTCCTGTTTGGATGAAATCTCTTGGATAAACTCTGGAAACAGGGTTGATGGCACGGCCATTTACGTTGTAGCGTTTAGCTGCGTAAATATCTCCTCCATCATCGATTGGTTGACCAATTCCATTGAATTTTCTTCCCAAAATATCTTCTGACAAAGCTATTTCAAATGGTCTTTGTGTAAATCTAACTTTAGTATTTTGTGTACTCATTCCTGTACTGTCACCAAATACTTGAATAGTAACAGTATCGTCGTTAATATTTACAACTTTACCGACCATTGATTTATCTGATGCAGATGATTTTACTTCGACAACTTCACCAAAAGATGCTTCATTTACATTTTCAACTTCTATAATTGAACTTTCAACTTTTTTTAGTTTAATGTATTCTTTTATCATAAAATCACCTACTTTTCGTATTTGCTAATCAAATCG encodes:
- a CDS encoding V-type ATP synthase subunit B, coding for MIKEYIKLKKVESSIIEVENVNEASFGEVVEVKSSASDKSMVGKVVNINDDTVTIQVFGDSTGMSTQNTKVRFTQRPFEIALSEDILGRKFNGIGQPIDDGGDIYAAKRYNVNGRAINPVSRVYPRDFIQTGISSIDCLMTLIRGQKLPVFSGSGMSHNRLAAQIVRQAKIKGANEDNFAIVFGAIGVKHDEARFFEDTFRQSGVLNNVCMFVNYADDSIMERIITPRAALTAAEYLAFEKNYHVLVIITDLTSYAEALREVSSKREEVPSRKGYPGYLYSDLASLYERAGMIKDAEGSVTLIPILTMPNDDITHPIPDLTGYITEGQIVLERSLMQKDIYPPINVLPSLSRLMKDGIGEGYTREDHPDVSSQLFSSYSHVQEVRDLAQIIGADDLSEADQKYLKFGDEFENRFVRQDYYENREIEETLDLAWDLLKILPENELDRLSPEMIKQHMNR